TGCTAGATAGAAATGTCACGTATCTGGCGTTCGAGTGGTGGAAGGCTTAGAATTCAGTTTGCCCCTGTGCTCTGCGCGGCTTTTCACCTTTATTTTCCCGAGGCCGAATGATGGGATTACTTTATCTTTTCTAATATTATGGCCGGACAGATCTTCGTTATTCCATCCATCTTGCCCAGCTTTTCCACAAACCTTGTGAGCTCGCTGGAATCTTTAAACCAGCACTCTAGCAATATCATGTGGTCTCCACTCGATGTATAGAAGCCTACGACTTCGTTCAGCGGCTTAAGCCTCTCTATTATTTGTATGAACTTTTCAGGTGATGTGTCGATTCCTATCAACACATGAACGTTGTAGCCGAGCTTGCGCAAGTCTACCTCGACGGTGTACTTTCTTATTATGCCCTCCTCCTCGAGCCTTTTGATCCTTTTTCTTATCGCCGCCTCGCTAACGTTTAGGACTCTTGCTATCTCCGTGTAAGGTCTCCTAGAGTCCTCCATAAGCATCTTTATTATATCTAGGTTCGTAAATCGAACCATAAAATTTTAATAATAGTCGTATTTAATATACTTTTAAGAACTTGAAGGGTTCGAAAATATGAACCCATCAGTAACTGTTGAAAAAATTCCGATGATAGGCGAGAAGGCTCC
This genomic stretch from Aigarchaeota archaeon harbors:
- a CDS encoding Lrp/AsnC family transcriptional regulator, producing the protein MVRFTNLDIIKMLMEDSRRPYTEIARVLNVSEAAIRKRIKRLEEEGIIRKYTVEVDLRKLGYNVHVLIGIDTSPEKFIQIIERLKPLNEVVGFYTSSGDHMILLECWFKDSSELTRFVEKLGKMDGITKICPAIILEKIK